One Ranitomeya imitator isolate aRanImi1 chromosome 1, aRanImi1.pri, whole genome shotgun sequence DNA window includes the following coding sequences:
- the LOC138667070 gene encoding uncharacterized protein: MHIHYVQIHNSSSTAYPLLALAITRTPSTGNPDFYPSTGNNQHSYLSTGNNQDSYPSTGNNQDSYPSTGNNQDSYPSPGKNQDSYPSTGNQDFYPSTGNNQDSYLSTGNTRTPTLALAITRTPTLALAITRTPTLALAITRTPILALAITRTPPQALAITRTPILALATRNSTLALAITRTPTLALPTTSTPTQALAITSTPTLTLAITRTPSTGNPDFYPSTGNNQHSYLSTGNNQDSYPSTGNNQDSYPSTGNNQDSYPSTGNNQDSYPSTGNQDFYPSTGNNQDSYLSTGNTRTPTLALDSYPSTGNNQDSYPSTGNNQDSYPSTGNNQDSSPSTGNNQDSYPSTGNQEFYPSTGNNQDSYPSTANNQHSYPSIGNNQHSYPSTGNNQDSYPCSGNNKDSYPSTGNNKDSYTSTGNNKDSYPSTGNNQHSYPSTGNNQHSYPSTGNNQHSYPSTGNNQHSYLSNNQHSYPSTGNNKDSYPSTGNNKDCYPSTGNNQHSYPSTGSNLHSYPSTGNNQHSYPSIGNNQHSYPSTGNNQDSYPCTGNNKDSYPSTANNQHSYPSTANNQHSYPSIGNNQHSYPSTGNNQDSYPCSGNNKDSYPSTGNNKDSYPSTGNNQHSYPSTGNNQHSYPSTGNNQHSYPSTGNNQHSYLSNNQHSYPSNNQHSYPSTGNNQHSYPSNNQHSYPSTGNNQHSYPSNNQHSYPSTGNNQHSYPSTGNNQHSCPCTYH, from the exons ATGCATATACATTATGTGCAGATTCACAATAGCTCTTCAACAGCATACCCTCTACTAGCACTGGCAATAACCAGGACTCCTAGCACTGGCAACCCGGACTTCTACCCTAGCACTGGCAATAACCAGCACTCCTATCTTAGCACTGGCAATAACCAGGACTCCTATCCTAGCACTGGCAATAACCAGGACTCCTACCCTAGCACTGGCAATAACCAGGACTCCTACCCTAGCCCTGGCAAAAACCAGGACTCCTATCCTAGCACTGGCAACCAGGACTTCTACCCTAGCACTGGCAATAACCAGGACTCCTATCTTAGCACTGGCAATACCAGGACTCCTACCCTAGCACTGGCAATAACCAGGACTCCTACCCTAGCACTGGCAATAACCAGGACTCCTACCCTAGCACTGGCAATAACCAGGACTCCTATCCTAGCACTGGCAATAACCAGGACTCCTCCCCAAGCACTGGCAATAACCAGGACTCCTATCCTAGCACTGGCAACCAGGAATTCTACCCTAGCACTGGCAATAACCAGGACTCCTACCCTAGCACTgccaacaaccagcactcctacccAAGCATTGGCAATAACCAGCACTCCTACCCTAACACTGGCAATAACCAGGACTCCTAGCACTGGCAACCCGGACTTCTACCCTAGCACTGGCAATAACCAGCACTCCTATCTTAGCACTGGCAATAACCAGGACTCCTATCCTAGCACTGGCAATAACCAGGACTCCTACCCTAGCACTGGCAATAACCAGGACTCCTACCCTAGCACTGGCAATAACCAGGACTCCTATCCTAGCACTGGCAACCAGGACTTCTACCCTAGCACTGGCAATAACCAGGACTCCTATCTTAGCACTGGCAATACCAGGACTCCTACCCTAGCACTG GACTCCTACCCTAGCACTGGCAATAACCAGGACTCCTATCCTAGCACTGGCAATAACCAGGACTCCTATCCTAGCACTGGCAATAACCAGGACTCCTCCCCAAGCACTGGCAATAACCAGGACTCCTATCCTAGCACTGGCAACCAGGAATTCTACCCTAGCACTGGCAATAACCAGGACTCCTACCCTAGCACTgccaacaaccagcactcctacccAAGCATTGGCAATAACCAGCACTCCTACCCTAGCACTGGCAATAACCAGGACTCCTACCCTTGCAGTGGCAATAACAAGGACTCCTACCCTAGCACTGGCAATAACAAGGACTCATACACTAGCACTGGCAATAACAAGGACTCCTACCCTAGCACTGGCAATAACCAGCACTCCTACCCTAGCACTGGCAATAACCAGCACTCCTACCCTAGCACTGGCAATAACCAGCACTCCTACCCAAGCACTGGCAATAACCAGCACTCCTACCTTAGCAATAACCAGCACTCCTACCCTAGCACTGGCAATAACAAGGACTCCTACCCTAGCACTGGCAATAACAAGGACTGCTACCCTAGCACTGGCAATAACCAGCACTCCTACCCAAGCACTGGCAGCAACCTGCACTCCTACCCTAGCACTggcaacaaccagcactcctacccAAGCATTGGCAATAACCAGCACTCCTACCCTAGCACTGGCAATAACCAGGACTCCTACCCTTGCACTGGCAATAACAAGGACTCCTACCCTAGCACTGCCAATAACCAGCACTCCTACCCTAGCACTGCCAATAACCAGCACTCCTACCCAAGCATTGGCAATAACCAGCACTCCTACCCTAGCACTGGCAATAACCAGGACTCCTACCCTTGCAGTGGCAATAACAAGGACTCCTACCCTAGCACTGGCAATAACAAGGACTCCTACCCAAGCACTGGCAATAACCAGCACTCCTACCCTAGCACTGGCAATAACCAGCACTCCTACCCTAGCACTGGCAATAACCAGCACTCCTACCCAAGCACTGGCAATAACCAGCACTCCTACCTTAGCAATAACCAGCACTCCTACCCTAGCAATAACCAGCACTCCTACCCAAGCACTGGCAATAACCAGCACTCCTACCCTAGCAATAACCAGCACTCCTACCCAAGCACTGGCAATAACCAGCACTCCTACCCTAGCAATAACCAGCACTCCTACCCAAGCACTGGCAATAACCAGCACTCATACCCTAGCACTGGCAATAACCAGCACTCCTGCCCCTGTACCTACCATTAG